One stretch of Gambusia affinis linkage group LG05, SWU_Gaff_1.0, whole genome shotgun sequence DNA includes these proteins:
- the LOC122830758 gene encoding persulfide dioxygenase ETHE1, mitochondrial-like, producing the protein MCSVLTRVRPIHRAVALSLRLGANTEGSSYAATQSRRLSPGKNSVVDLQGNARFYCSRMAKTEGLLFRQLFEVESSTYTYLLADTNTREAIIIDPVLETIDRDLNLVEELGLKLILAANTHCHADHITSSGLMKKRIAGLKSAISKFSGASADILLSEGDKIYFGKHYLTVRETPGHTDGCTTFVSADESMAFTGDALLIRGCGRTDFQQGCAKCLYDSIHDKIFTLPDDCLVYPAHDYLGQTVSTVGEERKYNPRLIKSKDEFVEIMNTLNLPKPDKMDISVPANLVCGLHGL; encoded by the exons ATGTGCTCTGTATTAACCAGAGTAAGACCTATCCATCGGGCTGTAGCTCTGTCGCTTCGTCTCGGAGCCAACACCGAGGGCTCGAGTTATGCGGCAACCCAAAGCAGGCGCCTCTCTCCCGGCAAGAATTCTGTCGTAGACCTGCAGGGGAACGCCAGGTTCTACTGCTCCAGGATGGCGAAGACGGAAGGACTGCTCTTCAGACAA ctgtTTGAGGTGGAGAGCAGCACCTACACCTACCTGCTGGCAGACACGAACACCAGAGAGGCCATTATCATTGATCCTGTGCTGGAGACAATTGACAGAGACTTAAACCTGGTAGAGGAACTGGGGCTAAAGCTGATACTAGCAg CGAATACCCACTGCCATGCAGACCACATAACCAGCTCTGGGttgatgaaaaaaagaattgcaGGACTGAAAAGTGCCATCTCTAAATTCAGCGGTGCCTCTGCAGATATCCTGCTGTCAGAGGGCGACAAAATCTACTTTGGAAAACAT TACCTGACTGTAAGAGAAACACCGGGACACACGGATGGGTGCACAACCTTCGTGTCAGCAGATGAAAGCATGGCTTTTACTGGGGATGCTCTGCTTATCCGAGGCTGTGGCAGAACAGACTTCCAGCAGG gctgtgcaaaatgcctttATGATTCAATCCACGACAAGATCTTCACTCTGCCTGATGACTGCCTCGTCTACCCAGCACATGACTATTTAG GTCAGACTGTTTCCACGGTTGGTGAAGAACGCAAGTATAACCCTCGTCTCATAAAGTCAAAGGACGAGTTTGTGGAGATCATGAACACATTGAATCTCCCAAAGCCAGATAAAATGG ATATTTCAGTGCCTGCTAACCTCGTTTGTGGACTCCATGGACTCTGA
- the ethe1 gene encoding persulfide dioxygenase ETHE1, mitochondrial yields MANPEAPIFRQLFESESSTYTYLLADKNTKEAVIIDPVKETLDRDLKFVKELGLNLKIAVNTHCHADHVTSTWLMKKQIQGLKSAISKHSGASADIQLSEGDNIPFGKHCLIVRETPGHTDGCITLVLGDKSMAFTGDALLIRGCGRTDFQQGSPERLYKSIHEVVFKLPEDCLLYPAHDYKGQTVTTVGEERKYNPRLTKSLEEFVKIMENLNLPKPKKIDIAVPANLLCGLQE; encoded by the exons ATGGCGAATCCCGAAGCACCGATCTTCAGACAa CTGTTTGAGAGCGAGAGTTCCACCTACACTTACCTGCTAGCAGACAAAAACACTAAAGAGGCGGTCATCATTGATCCCGTGAAGGAGACCCTCGACAGAGATCTGAAGTTTGTGAAGGAGCTGGGGCtaaatctaaaaattgcag TTAATACCCACTGCCATGCAGACCACGTAACCAGCACTTGGTTGATGAAGAAACAGATCCAGGGACTGAAGAGCGCCATTTCTAAACACAGCGGTGCCTCAGCAGATATTCAGCTGTCAGAGGGGGACAACATCCCCTTCGGAAAACAT TGTCTGATAGTGAGAGAAACACCAGGACACACTGATGGGTGTATAACCCTGGTATTGGGGGACAAGAGCATGGCTTTCACTGGGGACGCTCTGCTCATCAGAGGTTGTGGCAGAACAGACTTCCAGCAGG GTTCTCCTGAAAGGCTTTACAAGTCAATCCATGAGGTCGTCTTCAAGCTGCCTGAAGACTGCCTCCTCTACCCAGCACATGACTACAAAG GTCAGACAGTTACTACAGTTGGTGAGGAACGCAAGTACAATCCCCGCCTAACCAAGAGTTTGGAGGAGTTTGTGAAAATCATGGAGAACCTGAATCTCCCTAAGCCAAAGAAAATTG ATATTGCAGTGCCTGCAAACTTGCTTTGTGGACTTCAAGAGTAG